A region of Muntiacus reevesi chromosome 11, mMunRee1.1, whole genome shotgun sequence DNA encodes the following proteins:
- the STARD13 gene encoding stAR-related lipid transfer protein 13 isoform X6, giving the protein MKLDVNFQRKKGDDSDEEDLCISNKWTFQRTSRRWSRVDDLHTLFPGGDRNGLSGDTRMRNTTSSESVLTDLSEPEVCSIHSESSGGSDGRSQLGGQGAGQEAFEGPGQYCAEGAVMLDAALVGNSLLPSPKDGLQHPLHPKNEKPSRARAKSFLKRMETLRGKGAQGRHKGRTGGLVISGPVLQQEPDSFKAMQCVQIPNGHLQNSPPATGSAGLPGPTKWGAESSPSENSSSGGSTPGLKERRCQEAHKRGGMYLEDLDVLSGTALRDSGDRNHHAHEFHSQENLVVHVPKDHKPGTFPKALSIESLSPTDNSHGANWRTGSISLGRQPSPGAREPRLMGSCHRASRVSIYDNVPGSHLYASTGDLLDLEKDDLFPHLDDILHHVNGLQEVVDDWSRNMLPEPQTHSAGEAGFSPFPSPNQITLDFEGNSVSEGRTTPSDVERDRASLTESEAAGVRERRDSGVGASLTRPNRRLRWNSFQLSHQPQPSTASPHISGQTAGQLNLLQRFSLLRLTAIMEKHSMSNKHGWTCLSPQCAPRGVHDLVSVNSRAVPKFMKRMKVPDYRDKVVFGVPLIVHVQRTGQPLPQSIQQALRYLRSNCLDQVGLFRKSGVKSRIHALRQMNENFPENVSYEDQSAYDVADMVKQFFRDLPEPLFTNKLSETFLHIYQYVPKEQRLQAVQAAILLLADESREVLQTLLCFLNDVVHAVEENQMTAMNLAVCLAPSLFHLNLLKKESSPRVIQKKYAAGKPDQKDLSENLAAAQGLAHMIMECDRLFEVPLEMVAQSHNSYVEAEIHPPTLEELGAQLEDSGATCHTYLEHLVQGLQKEAKEKFRGWVTCPSTDNTELAFRKVGDGPPLRLWKASAEVEAPPSVVLNRVLRERHLWDEDFVQWKVVETLDKQTEVYQYVLNSMAPHPSRDFVVLRTWKTDLPKGMCTLVSLSVEHEEAQLMGGVRAVVMDSQYLIEPCGSGKSRLTHICRVDLRGHSPEWYNKGFGHLCAAEVARIRNSFQPLIAEGPETKI; this is encoded by the exons GGTGACGACTCTGATGAGGAAGATCTCTGCATCAGCAACAAATGGACTTTCCAAAGAACCAGCCGCCGGTGGTCTCGCGTGGACGACCTCCACACACTGTTTCCTGGAGGAGACAGAAATGGGTTGTCGGGAGACACTAGGATGAGAAACACGACCAGCAGTGAAAGCGTCCTCACGGATCTGAGCGAGCCCGAGGTCTGCTCCATTCACAGCGAAAGCAGCGGCGGGAGCGACGGCCGCAGCCAGCTGGGCGGGCAGGGCGCCGGCCAGGAGGCCTTCGAGGGCCCCGGGCAGTACTGCGCCGAGGGCGCAGTCATGCTGGACGCCGCGCTGGTGGGCAACAGCCTCCTGCCGTCCCCCAAAGACGGGCTCCAGCACCCTTTGCACCCAAAGAATGAGAAGCCCAGCCGGGCCAGGGCCAAGTCATTCCTGAAACGCATGGAAACGCTGCGAGGGAAAGGCGCGCAGGGGAGGCACAAGGGGCGGACCGGGGGCCTGGTGATCAGCGGTCCCGTGCTGCAGCAGGAGCCCGACTCCTTCAAGGCCATGCAGTGCGTCCAGATCCCAAACGGACACCTCCAGAACTCGCCCCCCGCCACCGGCAGTGCCGGGCTTCCTGGCCCCACCAAGTGGGGTGCTGAGAGCAGCCCCTCGGAGAACAGCAGCAGTGGGGGGAGCACGCCTGGCCTGAAGGAGCGGAGGTGCCAGGAGGCCCACAAGCGCGGGGGCATGTACCTCGAAGACCTGGACGTGCTTTCGGGGACAGCACTGCGGGACTCGGGGGACCGAAACCACCACGCGCATGAGTTTCACTCCCAAGAGAACTTGGTGGTGCACGTCCCCAAGGACCACAAACCAGGAACCTTCCCCAAGGCGCTCTCTATAGAAAGCCTCTCGCCAACAGACAACAGCCACGGGGCGAACTGGAGGACCGGGAGCATCTCCCTGGGCAGACAGCCCAGCCCGGGGGCCAGAGAGCCCAGGCTCATGGGGTCCTGCCACAGGGCGAGTCGGGTCAGCATCTACGACAACGTCCCCGGCTCCCACCTGTACGCCAGCACCGGGGACCTTCTGGACTTGGAGAAGGATGACCTCTTCCCTCACCTAGATGACATCCTCCATCACGTCAATGGGCTCCAGGAGGTAGTGGATGACTGGTCCAGAAACATGTTACCCGAACCACAGACACACAGTGCCGGAGAGGCTGgcttctcccccttcccctctcccaatCAGATCACCTTGGATTTCGAAGGCAACTCTGTCTCCGAAGGTCGGACCACACCCAGTGACGTGGAAAGAGACAGAGCGTCTCTTACTGAGTCAGAGGCTGCTGGGGTCAGAGAAAGGAGGGACTCGGGAGTAGGGGCCTCTCTGACCAGGCCAAACAG GCGACTCCGGTGGAACAGCTTCCAGCTCTCACACCAGCCGCAGCCATCTACGGCGTCACCCCACATCAGCGGACAGACAGCCGGCCAGCTGAACCTGCTCCAGCGCTTCTCGCTGCTCCGCCTCACGGCCATCATGGAGAAACACTCCATGTCCAACAAGCACGGCTGGACGTG CCTCTCCCCGCAGTGTGCTCCACGAGGCGTGCATGACCTGGTTTCTGTGAATTCTAGGGCAGTTCCAAAGTTCATGAAGAGGATGAAAGTTCCCGATTATCGAGACAAGGTGGTCTTTGGCGTTCCCCTCATCGTTCACGTCCAGAGAACTGGGCAGCCCCTGCCACAGAGCATCCAGCAAGCGCTGAGGTATCTACGCAGCAACTGCCTCGATCAG GTGGGTCTTTTTCGAAAATCAGGTGTGAAATCTCGAATCCATGCCTTACGTCAAATGAATGAGAACTTCCCTGAGAATGTCAGCTATGAGGACCAGTCCGCCTACGACGTGGCAGACATGGTGAAGCAGTTCTTCCGGGACCTTCCCGAGCCTCTTTTCACCAACAAGCTCAGTGAGACCTTCCTCCACATCTACCAGT ATGTCCCCAAGGAGCAGAGGCTGCAGGCAGTGCAGGCGGCCATCCTGTTGCTGGCCGATGAGAGCCGGGAGGTGTTGCAGACGCTGCTGTGCTTCCTCAACGACGTGGTCCATGCAGTGGAAGAGAATCAGATGACGGCCATGAACTTGGCCGTGTGTCTGGCCCCCTCCCTCTTCCACCTGAATTTACTGAAGAAAGAAAGCTCCCCCAG AGTCATCCAGAAAAAATATGCCGCCGGGAAGCCAGATCAAAAGGACCTCAGTGAGAATCTGGCCGCGGCTCAGGGCCTGGCCCACATGATTATGGAATGTGACAGACTTTTTGAG GTCCCGCTCGAGATGGTGGCCCAGTCTCATAATTCGTATGTGGAGGCTGAGATCCACCCGCCAACTCTGGAAGAGCTGGGGGCCCAGCTGGAGGACAGCGGGGCCACTTGCCACACGTACCTGGAACACCTCGTGCAGGGCCTCCAGAAGGAAGCCAAGGAGAAGTTCAGAGGATGGGTCACGTGTCCCAGCACAGACAACACAGAGCTGGCTTTCAGAAAG GTGGGAGACGGGCCCCCGCTGAGGCTGTGGAAGGCTTCCGCGGAGGTGGAGGCGCCCCCCTCGGTGGTTCTGAACCGCGTGCTGAGGGAGCGCCACCTGTGGGACGAGGACTTCGTGCAGTGGAAGGTGGTGGAAACGCTGGACAAACAGACAGAAGTCTATCAGTACGTGCTGAACAGCATGGCGCCCCACCCCTCCAGGGACTTCGTGGTTCTCAG AACCTGGAAGACTGATTTGCCCAAAGGAATGTGTACCCTAGTGTCCCTGTCCGTGGAACACGAGGAAGCCCAGCTCATGGGCGGCGTGCGGGCT